From the genome of Dioscorea cayenensis subsp. rotundata cultivar TDr96_F1 unplaced genomic scaffold, TDr96_F1_v2_PseudoChromosome.rev07_lg8_w22 25.fasta BLBR01000637.1, whole genome shotgun sequence, one region includes:
- the LOC120254794 gene encoding WUSCHEL-related homeobox 4 isoform X2, whose translation MEVQQQLSLSFWDQDSTSSSLNIGLKHEHLIRSLPSKFTESTEPVLTSLQLKTFVKHSNNNTKSSSKTLDISQSGGTRWNPTQEQIRALEALYKGGMRTPNANQIERITIELGKYGRIEGKNVFYWFQNHKARERQKQKRSALLSLSNSSTVSHPPPLMSLFIESRGEEEEEEDKKEWCDGNKKRRCRSWSEELEVDEDEGDGTLELFPLHPELGR comes from the exons ATGGAGGTGCAACAACAGTTATCCCTAAGCTTTTGGGACCAAGACTCCACTTCTTCCTCCCTAAACATTGGCCTTAAGCATGAACATCTCATTAGGTCTCTTCCTTCCAAGTTCACAGAATCCACTGAACCAGTCCTCACTTCTCTCCAACTCAAGACCTTTGTCAAGCAttccaacaacaacaccaaGTCTTCTTCCAAAACTCTAGATATCTCTCAG TCAGGAGGAACAAGATGGAATCCAACACAAGAACAAATAAGAGCATTAGAAGCACTTTACAAAGGCGGTATGCGAACACCGAACGCAAACCAGATTGAACGAATCACTATCGAGCTCGGGAAATACGGGAGGATCGAAGGGAAGAATGTTTTCTATTGGTTTCAGAATCACAAAGCTCGCGAACGGCAAAAACAGAAGCGTAGTGCTTTGCTTAGTTTGTCGAATTCATCAACAGTGTCTCATCCTCCCCCATTAATGTCACTCTTCATTGAATCAAGG ggagaagaagaagaagaagaagataaaaaggAATGGTGTGATGGGAATAAGAAGAGGAGGTGCAGGAGCTGGAGTGAAGAGTTGGAAGTGGATGAAGATGAAGGTGATGGGACATTGGAGCTGTTTCCTTTGCATCCAGAGCTTGGAAGATGA
- the LOC120254794 gene encoding WUSCHEL-related homeobox 4 isoform X1: MEVQQQLSLSFWDQDSTSSSLNIGLKHEHLIRSLPSKFTESTEPVLTSLQLKTFVKHSNNNTKSSSKTLDISQVEVQSGGTRWNPTQEQIRALEALYKGGMRTPNANQIERITIELGKYGRIEGKNVFYWFQNHKARERQKQKRSALLSLSNSSTVSHPPPLMSLFIESRGEEEEEEDKKEWCDGNKKRRCRSWSEELEVDEDEGDGTLELFPLHPELGR; encoded by the exons ATGGAGGTGCAACAACAGTTATCCCTAAGCTTTTGGGACCAAGACTCCACTTCTTCCTCCCTAAACATTGGCCTTAAGCATGAACATCTCATTAGGTCTCTTCCTTCCAAGTTCACAGAATCCACTGAACCAGTCCTCACTTCTCTCCAACTCAAGACCTTTGTCAAGCAttccaacaacaacaccaaGTCTTCTTCCAAAACTCTAGATATCTCTCAG GTGGAGGTTCAGTCAGGAGGAACAAGATGGAATCCAACACAAGAACAAATAAGAGCATTAGAAGCACTTTACAAAGGCGGTATGCGAACACCGAACGCAAACCAGATTGAACGAATCACTATCGAGCTCGGGAAATACGGGAGGATCGAAGGGAAGAATGTTTTCTATTGGTTTCAGAATCACAAAGCTCGCGAACGGCAAAAACAGAAGCGTAGTGCTTTGCTTAGTTTGTCGAATTCATCAACAGTGTCTCATCCTCCCCCATTAATGTCACTCTTCATTGAATCAAGG ggagaagaagaagaagaagaagataaaaaggAATGGTGTGATGGGAATAAGAAGAGGAGGTGCAGGAGCTGGAGTGAAGAGTTGGAAGTGGATGAAGATGAAGGTGATGGGACATTGGAGCTGTTTCCTTTGCATCCAGAGCTTGGAAGATGA